A stretch of DNA from Ctenopharyngodon idella isolate HZGC_01 chromosome 6, HZGC01, whole genome shotgun sequence:
CTGTCCAAACTACTATACTGACTTTGACACCTCAGGTGAGTCCCACATAAGACATTCATCTTGCTGTTGAATAAAGGTTACTTCTTATACATAAACTTTATATAAAAGCCTGACTAACCGATTACCAAATTGTGCTTTATCAGAAATGGCGACGAAGATTTGTACTGAGTCAGGCCATTGGTTCATTCACCCAGTGAGTAACAGAACATGGACAAATTACACGGGCTGTCAGCACAAGTCTAATGATCACAAAAGGGTGAGCTCTAATTTAGCATTACACACTTCTGCTTTACATGCActgtggtcaaaagtttggattaatttaagtttttgaGTCTCTTAtcctcaccaaggctacatttatttgataaaaatacagcaaaaacagcaatattgtaaaatagtgtaaaaataaaatgtaatattttatgtattattaggaatattttattcctgtgatggcaaagctgaattttcagctcaaaTCTATAATGGCAAAACAATGTATTTACattgctcaattattaataatggttattattattattatcaatgttaaaaacagtttttgctgcttaatatttttgtgtaaacacattttttcaggataagaataaaaatacatatttctttaccagcaaatcagcatattcaaatgatttctgaaggatcatgtgacactgggggctgaagtaatgatgctgaaaattcagctcaggaataaattacattgtaaaatataataaaaaacagttattttcatatatatatatatatatattgtttttactgtatttttgatcaaataaatgcagccttggtgaacgtaagagacttctttcaaaaacatcaacttttgactggtagtgtaattTTTTCTCTTGCTCAGATTGAATGGtaaattttgtatatataatttatttatttatttatttatttattttagacagCACTTAATCTCTACTATTTGGCTTTGATTGGTCATGGATTGTCGCTGATATCGTTGTTTACATCTCTGGggatatttttctattttaagtaAGTCATGTGAAAAAATCTTATTGCCGTATCATAAAAACTTACCTCCCTATTTACCCAGTCTAATattgtttgctgttttttttcactCAGGAGCTTAAGTTGCCAAAGGGTAACTCTACACAAGAATCTCTTCTTCTCCTTTGTGCTGAATTCGGTTATAACCATCATCTTTTTCACTTGTGTTGCAAACAACCAAGAAGTAACCCAAGCTAACCCAGTAAGTGTACAAATAGAATAGTGGGTTTTCATGTCATGCACAATATGACCAGTAATGTGTATTAAGAAAGTGAACATGGTCATATTGACACATATCGATGTGTTTTCACCAGGTGAGCTGTAAAGTGTCCGTGTTCATCCACCATTATCTCCTGGGCTGTAACTACTTCTGGATGTTGTGTGAAGGGATCTATCTGCACACCCTTATTGTGGTGGCAGTGTTTGCTGAGAAACAGCAACTCATGTGGTATTACCTTCTAGGATGGGGTACGTTTCTTTAAATCAACTTAACAAAATGCAGCAAAATGAACTGGATTTCTGTTTGATCAATGTTTTCTtacaacatttcattttattcttttcaaatgttttcCAGGCTTCCCGTTAATACCTGCATTTATACATGCAATATCCAGAAGTTATTACTACAATGACAAGTGAGTGAAATCCGAAAGAATTTGTAAGAAATTTAACAATTTGATCCTGCTTAATGATTCTGGTTCCATAGTGATTCCATTAaagacccaaaaatgaaaattctgtcatcatttactcaccctgaagttgttccaaacctgcataaatttcttttttctgctgaacacaaaagaagacattttgaagaatatgggtaaccaaacagttgatgggccccactgacttccatagtatttttttcccatactatgatgacagaattttcatttttgggtgaactgtccctttaacattTCTTTTGAGGAAGCATCCCTCCTCCTAATAAGTGGTTGTAGTTATATACTGAGCaccagtatttttattttttttataatactaTTATATAACCATATTGTTTTGagaacaatttttttatgttatatattaatgtttactgttatatacagagtgtatatatacactaccactcaaaagtttataataaattagatttttttgtgtgtttttgaaagaagtatcttgTGCTTATCAAGGCTgctttaatgtaataaaaaatagtaatactgtgaaatattattccaatataaaataactgtcatatttaaaaatgtaatttattcctgtgaaggcaaagctgaattttcagcatcagtcttgagtcttgagtgtcacatgatccttcagaaatcattctaatatgctgatttgctgctcaggaaacatttcttattaaaacaATGTTGACAAAAGTGTCAgacagaaccttataattccaaagTGAtgaacttttattcagtaaggatgcattaaattgatcaaaagtgacagtaaagacatttataatgttccaaaaagttatattttaaataaattctgctctaatcagcatattagaatgatttctgaaggattatgttaCACCGAAGACACTGAGCCTTGGAGATCTTTCATtcaacattaaaatatcttaattcttCCAAACTCTTTACTGATAGTGTATATTTCTTACTTTTTCGCCAACTCTTTTGCTCCAGTCACAATAAATTCCGACTGCACATTTACATCTCTGCTAAAATCTAATTTCTTATGGTGTAGATTCATTGAATACCTGTGCAGTTAACACAGTCAATGTATTGTAGTACCGCCGAACCAAATTTAAAAACTGAATCAGATTCATCCCAGCTTCTGTCAGGACACAGGAATACACTGACCAGGCAGAGACTCTGTAGAACATCTTGTGAAATCATAGCAATGATGTCACTGAACATTTAATGAAGTATTCATGCTTTTATTGGTTCTGCTTTCCGTAAATCTGAACTTTTCTCACACTTTTTTCCACAGCTGTTGGATAAGCTCGAACACTTCTCTGCTCTACATTATTCATGGGCCCATCTGTGCAGCCCTGTTGGTAAGTCTGTATTCTTTTTAATCTTACATTCTGTCTCTATTTCGTTTTCTCTCACTTTATCTCTCTTGTTTATCTTCTACCCACCCATGGCAATATATGTGTATCTGCAGGATCTTGTTTCAGAAAATCAACTTAAGCTCTGGCAATCAACCCTTTTTAATCAAAGTTCCGTGTTCtctttgttgtttgtgttgggGTCATATCTGATATCTGATTATGCAGCCCATAAAAAGCTTGTAATGGATAAATACTCTGTATGGAATGAATCTTGGACTGACTTCTGCAATGCCGGAACTGCAAGTTTAAAGCTGATTTTGTGTCATTATATCAATTATTGCTGTTTACAGGGCCATTTAGACATTCAGAATGGGGGTTGATGATGAATATAGACTGGGTCAATGACCGATTTTCAAACTATTTAGTCTACCACCAATCTtaaatatacaccgatcaggcataacattatgaccatcttcctaatattgtgttggtcccccttttgccgccaaaacagccctgacccatcgaggcatggactccactagacccctgaaggtgtgctgtggtatctgaaaccaagatgttagcagcaaaacctttaagtcctgtaagttgtgaggtggagcctccatggatcggatttgtttgttcagcacatcccacagatgctcgattggattgagatctggggagtttggaggccaagtcaacacctcaaactcgttgttgtgctcctcaaaccattcctgaaccatttttgctttgtggcagggtgcattatcctgctgaaagaggccacagccaccatgAAATgatgtacatggtctgcaacaatgcttaggtaggtggtacgtgtcaaagtaacatccacatggatggcaggacccaaggtttcccagcagaacttcttgagcaatctgagctacagtagctcgtctcttggatcggaccacacaggccagccttcgctccccacgagcatcaatgagccttggccgccattgaccctgtcgccagttcaccactgttccttccttggagcacttttgatagatactgaccactgcagaccgggaacaccctacaagagctgcagttttggagatgctctgacccagtcgtctagccatcacaatttggtccttgtcaaactcactcaaatccttacgcttgcccatatttcctgcttctaacacatcaactttgaggacaaaatgttcacttgctgcctaatatatccacccactaacaggtgccgtgatgagagataatcagtgttattcacttcacctgtcagtgctcataatgttatgcctgatcggtgtatatggTTATATCTTTGGCTGTTTATATGACAATTTACAGTTATTATTACAGACTATAACATAATCCAAACTTTAGAATTCAGCCTTGAATCCATGCTAGAATGTACAGtgtggctttttttttattatttatttaaacacggaaataaatgaaagtttagcattttgaaaaatgtaaaatactgaAAGGTATGAATTAAGAAGAAGTAGCTTTTTGTGTACTGTGTTTTAGACAGTTTTGGTTTTGAGGTACTGCaatgcatttctttttctctctcttcataGTTGCTCTTTTCTCTGCTCGTTGTCCTTAGGTTAACCTCTTCTTCCTTTTAAACATTGTGAGAGTGTTGATCACAAAGCTGAAGGTGACCCACCAGGCTGAATCCAGTCTGTACATGAGGGCCGTCAGGGCCACCTTAATCCTGGTACCTCTGCTGGGCATTCAGTATTTACTGCTGCCCTACAAACCCGATGGACGGCTTGCCTTCGAGATATTTATGCACATAATGAACATACTTTTGCATTACCAGGTAGGTGTTGTTGACAACAGGCAAGGAATCAAATatcaatttattcatttaagttCTCAAACTGACATataatagacatatttaaaattactgaataatattaatcaacaacatgtacttGATTTATAATTAGGGTTatgattagggtttggtttagggttagttgcttgtaattatgcataatttaatgtttttattactatagtaagtacatgtaagatgtgtaacaaggacactgtaaaataaagtgttacccaaatttTTAAGTGCTCAAAGACATACTTTATCACCATTAAATTAAACCAGGGGCATTTTTTAAGTTGCTTGGCAAatggattaaaaaaatgtattggtgaaagaataaagaaatgcagtttgtaaatgctttataaaaatgtccatttataatttatacattttaatgtattttaaatgttacatttaaaaatgatttatcagTTTATAACTCGGTAcattactacattttaaaacatgaattaatctatctaaatgtatttgtttataggtaaaagtgatttatttatttatgtaccatttattaattaatacatttataattattctattcattttatatttatatggcACTCATACACATTGGTTTATGCTAGAAAATAATCTGTAACTTTGAGGCttataaaataagtttttaattttttttccccacagggCCTTTTGGTTGCCACTATATTTTGCTTTTTCAATAGCGAGGTAAGCATTTTTTCCAAACTCAATGTAACATTTTTCTTTGATTTATCCTCACATGCAGCTCAAAACATATTTGTATTTGTCGTTATACCTAATATCTGCCtctcttttgtttgtttaggtGCAAGGTGTGTTGCGAAGGCACTGGAACCAGTACCGCATCCAGTTTGGCAGCACATTTACGAACACGGACGCCCTGCGTTCCGCATCCTTCACGGCCTCCTCCATGACAGAAGTCCATCGATGTTACAGCATTGACAGCCACATGGAGACTCTAAATGGCAAGAGTTTTCACAATCTGGAGAACACCATTCTCCGATCAGACAACCTGTACATATGAGAAACTCTTTGACTTCTGGGATAACAGCCTCATGGAGAGCACCACTGACTGAGATGTGTCCTTACAGGACATACATCTGGACAATTTGGACTGTAGACCCCAGGAAGCCTTTCATTTTCCCTACAGGCTTCAGTGACCTTCAGTTTATGGATGGGAACTGgagaaaatactgtattttatttggAATATTAAAGTCACGTGAACATTTTCCACAGTGATCCAGTGAAACACTATGGAGAACATCACACATTGACAGTCTTTCTGATTTCTTTGATTGAAATGGAGGTGGACTGAAAAACATAACTTAATATAGCTTTATTCTTCATGGCACTGCGTTTAATTGAAGATTGAGCCACCCTGATGCATTGGATGATGGTTGTCACATCTATGGATCTATGGATTATTCTAGCTCAAAGAATctgtagtaaaaaaaaaggaataaacaatGGAAGACACAAAATCACTAGGATGTGATTCCAGAAGATACTGATGAGTTCGTCCTGCTCTTTTTGTTCATCCCGAACTTCATCTTGTTATCAGTTATGAGATTAATTTTATGTGAAATTTAATCCACATACAGGGCAATATTGACAATATATTCTATGtatgcaaaatgttttgttgtctcTAAGGAGTACTAAgtttgtatatgtgtatatatatatataatatttgattAAAGAAACCAAAACATAATAGAGTTACTGTCATCAAAATCTAGAGACACTGTAAACACACATTTTCCTGCTAAACGACTAGCAGATCTTAGGATAAACCAGTCTGGACTAGCTTGTAAATTCCTGCTGGCCTGACACTTCCTTTCAGCAGGGTTATCTTATTCAATTTTGATTAATCTGAATGTCTTTCTTAAACTAATTTATCTGTAGTTCATATGAATCTTGGTGTAGGTGAGTCTTGTTGTTCAAGGGCAAGTTAAATTAGCACATGTgggtttacagtttttggagaTCTGCAGATCTACAAACAGACGAGGTCTCTATGTATCTCTATGTCTGGAACATACAGATGCGTTTGGCACTGTTTTCACTGTTGTGtttcttaaaacattttatgtgcACATGCTGGATAAATAAACCTTCCTATCTTGAGGTGTAAATGCATTTCTACATCTGTGTCTTATGCATGTTTGTACTTTGGGTATAGAAATATAGGAGACACTTTTCAATAAGGTCCCATTCATTTacgttagttaatgttagtacAAAAACATGGAGCTTTTTTTCTGATATGTTTTAGTCGGACGtttgtctaacattttttaagaattgttttagaatgttcagattttaaaGTAAGATTcgaaagtaacattcccataatgtttgaacaaTGATGCTCTGTTCATGCTCTGTtctgttatttttaaaacatttaaaaaactggcgGTTtcaaatgttcagagaacattcagaaattacGTTTTCATATCTTAATGGGAAtattagcaaaacgttcttagaacatattgttaattgtttgtttatgttgaaATCTTGTTGTAACGTCTTACCGAAATATTTATAAGGCTTCAGTAGGGCTTTCCTTTCTTTTCAGACATTAAAAAGGTCCAGTTACTTCAAGACTGTTTGTTTGAATCTAATGTTTTACAGTAAAACTGATGTGATATTATTAATTAGTCATAATGACTCCTGGGACATTTCAGATTTACCTCCAATCTGTAAAAACTGACTTCTTGgttcactgttttgaaaagaatgTTGAAAACGTTGTGTCAGTGTAGGTGTATTCTGATGAAAGTATAAGTGCTTAAAGAGCAAATTCAGGTTTTAAACATCTTGGAATGATTTGAAAAATGTTAGGTATCCCGCATGAATGTCCACTTGTTGCTGTAATCAGTTACTATAACTGGAGAGATTTAGCCTCAAATTATTTCCTGTTTATCTGTCAGTCAGATCTGTTCCCTGTTTATTCTCCAACTTCCtatataaataatcatatttatttacataagcGGATTATGAAAAGCTGCTTGTTAGTCATAATGAACACATATCTGAGAAATTATTTAAGTATATCCTTTATATTATAGCTGTTAGCACATTTCCCACTGGaatactgtttttaaatgttctgtTAAAGGCAGCAGATTACTAAAGATACTGTTGGAGGTCACTACACAAAGGGATATGTGACTGATCCAACAGGATGTGTAACTTCCTCGCTAATACACACATAcaagcatgcacacacactgtgGAAAAAAAGTTGCTGAAGTAAACAGTGTGCAGCTGACATGTGTCTCTGCCTCGGGGAACAGCACAGGAAGAAGCCTCGGATTTGGTGCTGCCACACACTAGGGGGTCTCGCTTctcactcactttctctctAAATGTGTGTGTTATTCTGTAAAATCTGCAGTTATCAAAGTTTGCAGAGATTGATGTTCTGTGATTGTTTGCATTGGTTCCATATGTGGTGTAGGGGCCCAGGGGGAAGGGCCTTCCCTTGTCATCAGCTCTTCTGTCAGCAGAGGAATTACACACATAAGGACCTGCAGCAAGTGCAGGCAATGGGCCTCAAGCAATTTCCAATGAAAAGAATagttaaaaatatctttttacatgtgaatgaatcattttaaattaattgttgAGGGCAAAGATAAAAGATCTTCTTTAAAATCACAATGGAAACAGCTTTCCTTTGTTTgccatgctgaaaaaaaaaccctgcttaGACCAGTCTAAACTGGCTTAAGATGGTCTCACAGCCTAGTCAAGCTGGTCTTTAGACCAATTCACACCGCACCGACAGACATTCTGAATTGGAATTagaatgtctgagaagtgacgTGCTGTAATCTGGTGACTGTCGGCGTTGGTCTGCACCTGTCGTTGCAGTATGAATTGGCCTTTTAGTTGTTCTAgatcaggggttcccaaacttttccATTTCAGGACCCACCTAGACAAGTAGCCTGTAATCCATCTCAAGACtcaccaaaacatttttaattgaactatgggtgggggtggggggttaCAGCTGCTAACATCCCCATTAGTTGCAGAAGGACATCATAAGGCATGTTTGTCCCCAGTCGAAAGGGATTCAGTATTTGACGAATACTGTCTGTCCTATTGTGGCAATGTGGCAGACATTGTGAGAGAATCGAGTGTTATTCCAATGAAGGTTATAGACTGTACTGGAACCAAATGGCACTTTGTGTCTTTCACAGTGAGGCCCAATCTCTGAATATGCTCCAGCAAAATTCTGGTGTTTTGTATAGCATGTTGTTTTGAGCCATAGATAGATCAAATGGTAGGACTTTGAACTGAAAGGTTTGATCCTGAAAGCTGAATCTGTGAAACTTCCTGTGGAGGGGAGCAATGGGAACATAAAAATAAGTGTCCTTTAAATCCAAACTCACAAACCAGTCTCCTTCCATCACAGACCAAAGAACGTCAACTGTGCATAACACTGCGAAAAGGAAGCCAAAGCACAGACATCTGCAGC
This window harbors:
- the calcrlb gene encoding calcitonin gene-related peptide type 1 receptor, yielding MFGCWITSFLLLLATSEFFVVVLSENNTGGTAQKNPHELDFSRHNILTAQFECYQKIMKDTNHNKTDSSKCKRTWDGWLCWEHLDAGFTSAQHCPNYYTDFDTSEMATKICTESGHWFIHPVSNRTWTNYTGCQHKSNDHKRTALNLYYLALIGHGLSLISLFTSLGIFFYFKSLSCQRVTLHKNLFFSFVLNSVITIIFFTCVANNQEVTQANPVSCKVSVFIHHYLLGCNYFWMLCEGIYLHTLIVVAVFAEKQQLMWYYLLGWGFPLIPAFIHAISRSYYYNDNCWISSNTSLLYIIHGPICAALLVNLFFLLNIVRVLITKLKVTHQAESSLYMRAVRATLILVPLLGIQYLLLPYKPDGRLAFEIFMHIMNILLHYQGLLVATIFCFFNSEVQGVLRRHWNQYRIQFGSTFTNTDALRSASFTASSMTEVHRCYSIDSHMETLNGKSFHNLENTILRSDNLYI